The Carassius carassius chromosome 2, fCarCar2.1, whole genome shotgun sequence genome has a segment encoding these proteins:
- the LOC132107046 gene encoding mucin-2, with translation MLMALSYGSQPNLLSQQYPPPLLPKPGPDNARLQKLLKKSSKKKVGSSSQTPIPFRSNLSPVNEASPDLEHSDPSTPPRTPESPLFSRTLDSQYSTCSPFYSHSASPYLYPANSSHYSSTPTLSAQPYSYPAQSLEHQIAPLYTCSSILFDDDSEQATDADPDASFEIALSQTLQSSSSRAGTMYGTLGERQTYQASVQIQAPPLAPIQLPAPNLTLACASGYQTQPISQVPVSQSNRERYKNVAPALVTHTPLKCNHVMETAGSHFKISTAEKIADFPQTRIYTPKTSFYEISKPPIQDSWTCGSTFQGGAPFNAKTSVIDVKQNVGMLYEAQTPSCQINTYAGQVTGAKRPVLEASADNQPLFIFNSTLSTTMISTENQKGPMPQNHLLQPPSSTNVKAQSAAVGHDDGLKNNVLDKIRSSTPNGVVFTTGPKTFISNAYSEECLTPKISKCEVSLSKTLAEASKSSSRACEVLTSTVPQEYPMSKTGTPETCIMTPGKSVPTDIIQETSMPVLSQNFQTPSMPVYWSPRPPARFLGNQRPSQNDINIPKPKSTYYGLTPAEYIAYGGIKVNSHGDPSVSKPEVPEDFKNMAYENFMIKSPTKTSQETFSIISNFNAEKSSEALHTSVAALPSQILMTNQEMVQVTDKTELKTSASEIPEQETIPGVKLVYLDLNPEDTMYNGLQTTPLRKALNPTAVAEAPRQLNAGSTDIASPPFTAEGKKMPTYPFPLVQSNIPNSNITGLLTKNFLSVQNIPLQTGQSENAHRSIYPTESFNPASVKAMQLQVSANQEQKTMSCLETHQTYSTVCDSSIAINKGNELHSIINTKTEGFNKITTNSTSVTDSRMPSADTRSYTKVPPDIKPTALSKPEETKFTVHSKLGASIITAPSKTEISRPEATCISNADSPDVLPKSNILNSPTPDKTDIFNTLSHSKPEPSQLAKSDKSYPVVYSKSEENKTDVLINPDSTPPSLKTIAKINQTPEETKDQQMQKQKHDMNVKSIPCPTNKTNRSSKVPPDVQIFSPAPITEAPVTHLAMDKSSNPDNSNEGLIALSANKKEPNQKRHLASDLQESNKTNTDFKAVAKVTDESKLSNSLTQQRHLNAIIKPSNNIHQDTKSNMEKPLPCSNMKSLRKAPSADNSLAAMLLKAAKSLPLSLSEESSAKSQTEAKASNMNVKAQHAQDSKADLVIDAEVKVFKSDTSKPQKCLKDSLETEKQNEAVATDDGKFSQETLSEPTLDDQKKLNEPKGAQKPKGLKAKLSGWTRLKKHMVVEPEAPSFPESEVEKNSQKTDIKISGKDKSAGAKEESLGGQDVVKKKDDPRATKMWDAVLFHMFATKEKIMKQIHSNKTEEGEQKNIEKDGQLVPSFVHRLPILLYSPRFDARKLKEAAAKPLNKIATAFERGLLHRKQQGEEPKDFNRTAKGFGASTGKTAV, from the coding sequence ATGCTGATGGCTTTAAGTTATGGTAGTCAGCCTAATCTGCTTTCACAGCAATACCCTCCTCCTCTACTGCCAAAACCAGGGCCAGACAATGCCCGTCTGCAGAAACTCCTGAAGAAAAGTTCTAAGAAAAAAGTCGGCTCTTCCTCTCAGACGCCCATCCCATTCAGGTCGAACTTGTCGCCAGTAAATGAGGCCAGCCCTGACCTGGAGCACAGTGACCCCTCCACCCCTCCAAGGACTCCAGAAAGCCCTCTCTTCAGCAGGACCCTCGATTCTCAATATTCCACCTGCAGCCCTTTCTACAGTCACTCTGCCTCCCCTTACTTATACCCTGCCAACAGCTCACACTACAGCTCTACGCCCACACTGTCTGCACAGCCATACTCTTACCCTGCCCAATCACTGGAGCACCAGATAGCACCTCTATACACATGCTCATCTATCCTTTTTGACGATGACTCAGAGCAGGCCACAGATGCTGACCCAGATGCATCCTTTGAGATAGCCTTAAGCCAAACGCTTCAGTCCAGCTCCTCAAGAGCAGGGACGATGTATGGCACACTTGGTGAACGACAGACCTATCAAGCCTCAGTACAAATACAAGCTCCCCCTTTGGCTCCAATTCAACTTCCCGCTCCAAATTTGACATTGGCCTGTGCTTCAGGTTACCAGACACAACCCATATCTCAGGTTCCAGTGAGCCAATCCAACAGGGAAAGATATAAAAATGTTGCACCTGCACTTGTTACTCACACACCTCTCAAATGTAATCACGTCATGGAAACAGCTGGGTCACACTTCAAGATTTCCACAGCGGAGAAAATAGCAGATTTTCCACAAACAAGAATTTATACTCCAAAAACCTCCTTTTATGAGATATCAAAGCCACCTATTCAGGACTCCTGGACTTGTGGTTCAACCTTTCAAGGAGGAGCACCATTTAATGCAAAAACTTCAGTGATAGATGTTAAACAAAATGTAGGGATGCTGTATGAAGCTCAAACACCTTCTTGTCAGATAAATACATATGCAGGCCAAGTTACAGGTGCAAAAAGACCTGTTTTGGAGGCTTCTGCAGATAATCAACCcttatttatatttaactctACATTATCCACAACAATGATTTCTACAGAAAACCAAAAGGGGCCcatgcctcaaaatcacctgcTCCAACCTCCCTCATCGACTAATGTAAAAGCTCAAAGTGCAGCAGTTGGCCATGATGATGgtctgaaaaataatgttttggatAAAATAAGGAGTTCCACTCCAAACGGTGTTGTGTTCACCACAGGACCTAAAACGTTTATTTCTAATGCCTATTCTGAGGAATGCTTGACACCAAAGATTTCTAAATGTGAGGTTTCCTTATCCAAGACCCTTGCTGAGGCTAGTAAGTCAAGCTCTAGAGCATGTGAGGTGCTTACATCTACAGTTCCACAGGAGTATCCAATGTCTAAAACTGGAACTCCAGAAACCTGTATAATGACACCAGGCAAGTCTGTTCCAACAGATATAATTCAGGAGACATCCATGCCTGTACTCTCCCAAAACTTTCAAACACCAAGTATGCCTGTATACTGGTCACCTAGACCACCAGCACGGTTTTTGGGCAACCAGAGGCCATCACAAAATGATATTAACATCCCGAAACCAAAGTCAACTTATTACGGTTTAACACCTGCTGAATATATTGCTTATGGTGGAATCAAGGTGAATTCACATGGTGATCCTTCTGTATCTAAGCCTGAAGTACCAGAAGATTTTAAAAACATGGCATATGAGAATTTCATGATCAAATCTCCTACCAAGACATCACAAGAAACATTCAGTATTATTTCTAATTTCAATGCAGAGAAATCCTCAGAGGCTTTACATACTTCAGTGGCTGCATTGCCCTCACAAATCTTGATGACAAACCAAGAAATGGTACAAGTAACTGACAAAACTGAACTAAAAACTTCGGCTTCGGAAATACCAGAGCAAGAAACAATCCCTGGAGTAAAACTAGTATATCTAGATTTAAATCCTGAAGATACAATGTACAATGGGCTTCAAACTACACCTTTAAGAAAGGCCCTAAACCCCACTGCTGTAGCAGAGGCTCCTAGACAACTAAATGCAGGGTCTACAGATATAGCCTCCCCTCCTTTTACAgcagaggggaaaaaaatgccaACTTACCCTTTTCCCCTCGTACAATCAAATATTCCGAACTCAAATATAACCGGATTGTTAACAAAGAATTTCTTATCAGTTCAAAATATCCCACTGCAAACGGGGCAGTCAGAGAATGCACACAGATCTATATATCCAACAGAAAGTTTTAATCCTGCGTCAGTGAAAGCAATGCAGTTACAAGTTTCTGCAAATCAAGAGCAGAAAACCATGTCATGTTTAGAAACCCACCAGACTTACTCCACTGTCTGTGACTCTTCTATTGCTATCAATAAAGGTAATGAACTTCACAGTATCATAAACACCAAAACTGAAGGTTTCAATAAAATCACGACAAACTCAACCAGTGTCACAGACTCTAGAATGCCATCTGCAGACACCAGAAGTTACACTAAAGTCCCCCCTGATATTAAGCCTACAGCCCTCTCAAAGCCAGAGGAAACTAAATTTACAGTTCACTCAAAGTTAGGTGCATCTATCATTACAGCCCCCTCAAAGACAGAAATATCCAGACCTGAAGCCACATGTATATCTAATGCAGACAGTCCTGATGTTTTGCCCAAATCAAACATACTTAATTCTCCAACTCCCGATAAAACAGATATATTTAATACTCTGAGTCACTCTAAACCAGAGCCATCTCAACTTGCAAAATCAGATAAATCTTATCCTGTAGTTTACTCTAAATCAGAAGAAAATAAAACTGATGTTTTAATAAATCCAGATTCAACACCTCCCTCCTTGAAAACCATTGCTAAAATCAATCAAACCCCTGAAGAAACCAAAGATCAGCAGATGCAGAAACAGAAACATGACATGAATGTGAAATCTATTCCATGccctacaaacaaaacaaacaggtcATCCAAAGTCCCCCCAGATGTACAGATATTTTCACCTGCGCCTATCACTGAAGCCCCAGTCACCCACCTGGCAATGGATAAATCTTCTAATCCAGACAACAGCAATGAAGGATTAATAGCCCTAAGTGCTAATAAAAAAGAGCCAAACCAAAAGCGCCATTTGGCATCAGACTTACAGGAATCtaataaaacaaacactgattTCAAAGCGGTAGCTAAAGTCACAGACGAATCTAAATTAAGCAATTCACTAACACAACAAAgacatttaaatgcaataatcAAACCATCAAATAACATACACCAAGACACCAAATCGAATATGGAAAAGCCTTTACCGTGTTCAAATATGAAGTCTCTTCGAAAAGCCCCAAGTGCAGACAATAGTCTTGCCGCCATGCTTCTCAAGGCTGCCAAATCTCTACCACTCTCTTTATCTGAAGAAAGCTCTGCTAAATCCCAGACAGAAGCCAAAGCCTCTAATATGAATGTAAAGGCACAACATGCTCAGGATTCAAAAGCTGATCTTGTCATAGATGCTGAGGTCAAAGTGTTTAAGTCTGATACCTCAAAACCTCAAAAGTGTTTAAAAGATTCATTAGAAACTGAAAAACAGAACGAGGCTGTTGCCACTGATGATGGCAAGTTTAGCCAAGAGACTCTCTCTGAACCCACACTAGATGATCAGAAGAAACTAAATGAACCTAAGGGGGCTCAGAAACCCAAAGGCCTGAAGGCCAAGCTCAGTGGCTGGACAAGACTGAAAAAGCACATGGTGGTTGAACCTGAAGCCCCCAGTTTTCCAGAGTCTGAGGTGGAGAAAAATTCTCAGAAAACAGATATAAAAATAAGTGGTAAAGACAAATCTGCAGGGGCCAAAGAAGAGTCATTGGGTGGACAGGATGTGGTAAAAAAGAAAGATGATCCCAGGGCAACAAAAATGTGGGATGCTGTACTTTTTCATATGTTTGCAACAAAGGAGAAAATTATGAAACAAATACATAGCAACAAAACCGAGGAAGGAGAGCAGAAAAACATTGAGAAGGATGGCCAGTTAGTCCCATCCTTCGTCCATCGCCTGCCCATCCTTCTCTACAGTCCGCGCTTTGATGCCCGGAAACTGAAGGAGGCAGCTGCGAAACCTCTCAACAAAATAGCTACAGCCTTTGAAAGAGGGCTGCTGCATCGCAAACAGCAAGGTGAAGAGCCGAAAGACTTCAACAGAACAGCCAAAGGATTCGGTGCATCTACAGGAAAAACAGCCGTTTGA
- the LOC132107054 gene encoding LOW QUALITY PROTEIN: lymphocyte-specific protein 1-like (The sequence of the model RefSeq protein was modified relative to this genomic sequence to represent the inferred CDS: substituted 2 bases at 2 genomic stop codons), with translation MSSSILRRHSSKKGLENLQRITVQRSLEDAEEIEREQRRRARTCSSTEPSQPTVTPQNSPRTAQPLDNQHQNDLVSICPSSLEEDEGFSDWTHLSRHKQGQMEHKDVETNLNGSRDSKLQLCSSSAQQSKRHDINVFDSTPVIQTRPPLSNQQNLDEDGDDEDWGAREQERRDNINAAEEEEEGETRRWCAEEEDPRRVKGHESSFWKKQNQSCDMDEKHSNNTFNPXTPXMKISYTSTVLLQQNGRQYSTNGQEGRRTNDSVSEEVFVKSSEEDQEHRQETGDHEETHEEVQRRMREEEREKKRRDVMEKLKRLSISSVDPEEPFSPLSPRSPSYMAEGEECQSEGTSSITERTESLNRSVKKMNSIKKTQPPTIISKLDGRLEQYNHAIEESCKEGNVVKVMDVPTPPEPVSARKTLFEAGEAWNQNSTKAVSSKDTEGMKVGVADLINQWVKGNSDVSTKSSSSKAACQDVKAGEVRNIKSIWENLGDASSQDKPNAKGVSGKRCKFVESGHGKYEKVFINNDTN, from the exons ATGTCCAGCTCAATCCTGCGACGACATTCCAGCAAAAAGGGATTGGAGAACCTCCAGAG GATCACTGTTCAGCGCAGCCTGGAGGATGCGGAAGAAATTGAGAGAGAACAACGACGACGTGCAAGAACCTGTTCCTCTACTGAGCCGTCTCAACCCACTGTGACCCCACAGAACAGCCCTCGCACTGCACAGCCTCTGGACAACCA GCATCAGAATGATCTGGTTTCAATCTGCCCATCCTCTTTGGAAGAGGACGAAGGCTTCAGTGATTGGACACATTTGAGCAGACACAAACAGGGACAAATGGAACATAAAGATGTTGAAACAAATCTCAATGGCTCCCGTGACTCAAAACTGCAGCTTTGTTCCAGCTCCGCTCAGCAAAGTAAACGGCATGATATCAATGTGTTTGACAGCACCCCAGTCATACAGACCCGACCCCCCCTTTCAAATCAGCAGAACCTAGATGAGGATGGTGATGATGAAGACTGGGGTGCCAGAGAGCAGGAAAGAAGAGATAACATTAACGcagcagaggaggaggaggagggagagaCTAGACGGTGGTGTGCAGAGGAGGAAGATCCAAGAAGGGTGAAAGGACATGAGTCATCTTTctggaaaaaacaaaaccagaGCTGTGACATGGATGAGAAG CACTCAAATAATACTTTTAACCCTTGAACCCCCTAGATGAAGATTTCCTACACCTCTACTGTACTCCTCCAACAGAATGGGAGACAATACAGTACTAATGGACAAGAGGGGAGGAGAACAAATGACAG TGTGTCTGAGGAGGTGTTTGTGAAGAGCAGTGAGGAGGACCAGGAGCACAGACAGGAGACAGGAGATCATGAGGAGACTCATGAGGAGGTGCAGAGGAGGATGAGAGAGGAGGAGCGAGAGAAGAAGAGAAGggatgtgatggaaaagctgaagaGGTTGAGTATATCCAGTGTAGATCCAGAGGAGCCCTTCAGTCCCCTCAGCCCCAGGAGCCCCTCCTACATG GCTGAGGGTGAGGAGTGCCAATCAGAAGGTACAAGCTCG ATTACTGAGAGGACTGAGTCTCTAAACCGCTccgtaaaaaaaat GAACAGCATAAAGAAGACCCAACCTCCCACGATTATCTCGAAGTTAGATGGCAGACTGGAGCAGTACAACCATGCCATTGAG GAGTCCTGTAAAGAGGGCAATGTAGTCAAGGTAATGGACGTCCCAACACCACCAGAACCTGTATCTGCTCGGAAGACCCTGTTTGAGGCGGGAGAGGCCTGGAATCAGAATTCAACAAAGGCTGTGTCCTCCAAG GATACAGAGGGAATGAAAGTGGGTGTGGCAGATCTGATTAACCAATGGGTGAAAGGAAACAGTGATGTCAGCACCAAGAGCTCCTCCTCCAAAGCAGCT tgtcaGGATGTTAAGGCTGGTGAGGTGCGTAACATAAAATCCATATGGGAGAATCTGGGAGACGCCTCATCACAGGATAAACCAAATGCAAAG GGAGTTTCTGGGAAAAGGTGCAAATTTGTTGAGAGTGGGCACGGGAAATATGAGAAGGTCTTCATTAATAACGACACAAACTGA
- the tnnt3b gene encoding troponin T type 3b (skeletal, fast), whose amino-acid sequence MSDTEDVGVEEEKPKFKPSAPKIPDGEKVDFDDIQKKRQNKDLVELQALIDAHFEHRKKEEEELIALKDRIEKRRSERAEQQRIRAEKDKERQARREEERLRKEEADAKKRADEDAKKKSALSSMGSQYSSHLQKADSKRGGKKQTEREKKKKILADRRKPLNVDHLNEDKLREKAKELWDWMYQLEAEKFEHIEKLKRQKYEVTTLRMRVEELSKYSKKGAAARRRK is encoded by the exons ATGTCCGACACAGAGGATGT TGGGGTTGAGG AGGAGAAGCCCAAGTTCAA ACCAAGTGCACCAAAGATACCTGATGGGGAAAAGGTTGACTTTGAT GACATCCAGAAGAAGCGCCAAAACAAGGACCTTGTTGAGCTGCAGGCCCTGATTGATGCCCACTTTGAGCACAGgaagaaggaagaggaagagctcattgccctgaaagacagaatt gagaaaCGTAGGTCTGAGAGGGCAGAGCAGCAGAGGATCCGTGCTGAGAAGGACAAGGAGCGTCAGGCAAGACGTGAGGAAGAGAGGCTGAGGAAGGAGGAGGCTGATGCTAAGAAGAGGGCAGATGAAGATGCCAAGAAGAAGTCTGCCCTGTCTAGCATGGGCTCCCAGTACAGCAGCCACCTGCAGAAG GCTGATTCAAAGAGGGGAGGTAAGAAGCAAActgaaagagagaagaagaagaagattctGGCAGACAGACGCAAGCCTCTGAACGTTGACCATCTGAATGAGGACAAGCTGAG GGAGAAAGCTAAAGAGCTGTGGGACTGGATGTACCAACTGGAAGCTGAGAAGTTTGAGCACATAGAGAAACTCAAGAGGCAGAAGTATGAG GTTACTACCCTGCGTATGAGAGTGGAGGAGCTCAGTAAATA CTCCAAGAAGGGCGCCGCTGCTCGCCGCAGAAAGTAA
- the LOC132107034 gene encoding troponin I, fast skeletal muscle-like yields the protein MSEKKMSPSRRQHLKSLLLQIARGLLEEEADEAEQEKQRYMEENCPDLSLPGRMQELQELCRKLHQQIDVVDEQRYDMESKVAKSNKEIEDLKIKVQDLKGKFKKPVLKKVRMSADAMLQALLGSKHKVSLDLRGNLKQVKKEVKEEEKDAVGDWRKIIEDKAGMDGRKKMFESEA from the exons ATGTCTGA GAAAAAGATGTCGCCCAGCCGCAGGCAACATCTGAAG AGCTTGTTGCTTCAGATCGCTCGTGGACTTTTGGAGGAAGAGGCAGATGAGGCTGAGCAGGAAAAACAGAGATACATGGAGGAGAACTGCCCTGATCTCTCACTGCCTGGACGTATGCAGGAactacag GAGCTGTGTAGGAAGTTGCACCAGCAGATTGATGTAGTTGATGAACAGAGATATGATATGGAGAGCAAAGTGGCCAAGTCAAACAAGGAG ATTGAAGATCTGAAGATAAAGGTTCAGGACCTAAAAGGTAAATTCAAGAAACCCGTTCTTAAGAAAGTACGTATGTCTGCTGATGCCATGCTGCAAGCCCTGCTGGGCTCCAAACACAAGGTGTCCCTGGACCTGAGAGGCAACCTCAAACAGGTCAAGAAGGAGGTCAAGGAGGAG GAAAAGGATGCAGTGGGAGACTGGCGTAAGATCATTGAGGATAAGGCTGGTATGGATGGCAGGAAGAAGATGTTTGAGTCTGAGGCCTAA